Sequence from the Streptomyces sp. R33 genome:
CGCTGCGGGGCCGCCGGGGAGGGTGAGCGCGTCCCGCGGTACGGCGAGCCAGCGCAGGCCGAAGTGCGGGTGGAACTCCGGGGCGTACGAGCGCAGTTGCCCGTCGTCCAGGCCGGAGCGGCCGCGGGCGGTGGGGTAGACCGGGTGGTCGAGGCGGGCGGCGAGGGTGTCGTACGCGAGGGAGGCCGCGAGGCCCGTCCAGTCGGCGGGGTCGGCGCCGTAGCGGGCGGTCAGGTCCTCGAAGACCTCGGCGGCGGTCCGGTCGTGCAGCCGCATGGTCGCCAGGGTCTGGCGGCATTCCTCGGCGAAGGCCTCGAAGCCGGGGCGGTCTACGGGGTCGGCCAGCCCGGTCAGCGCGGCGAGGATTGCCTCGCAGCCGGTGAGTTCGGTGCCGTCCGGCTCCCTGACGAGCAGCGGAAGGCGGGCGGCGTACGCGCCCTGGAATCCGTCCTCGCAGACCGGGAGGAGCAGCGCCGCCGCGTCCCCGCCGGCGGGCAGGGGCAGCCGCAGCCAGGGGCCGTCCGCGCGGTCGACGCCGGTGGTGCGGGTGCGCAGGCCGACGACGTCCTCGCGGAGGAAAGCGCTGAGCACCCGAAGCAGCAGGGTGTCTTCGGCGGTCTCGGCCGCGACGGTCGTGGCGGCGCGGGTCACGGTGTGATCTCCCAGCGCTGGGTGGCGAGGAAGTCGGCGTGGACGCGGTTGACGTCGTCCTGGCCGGTGCCGACGGCCCGCACGGCGCCGAGGTAGTCGCGGTGGGTGTGGTGCAGGTCGCGGTGCTCGCCCACGGCGCGCATCGGCCGGTACGTCAGCCGTACGCCGTCCACGTCCAGATCGGTGGTGCCGGGCGCGGCCGTCAGGGTGCCGGCGCGGTCGGCAGTCGGCCACGAGATCCGGGCGGCGCCGTCGCGGCGGGCGCCCAGGTCGGCGGGGAGCGGCTCGCCGAGGTGGGTCTGCAGTACGAGTTCGAAGAGCGGGATGCCGAGCAGGTCAGCGAGGAGCAGGTCGCACTGGTCGCCGATGGCGCGGTAGTTGACCTCGATGATGTGGGCGCGGCCGTCGTGCACCACGAACTCGGTGTGGCAGATGCCGAAGCCGATGCCGAGGGCGTCGAGCTGGGCGAGGATCTGGGCGACGACCGGCTCGGGATGGGCGGGGACGAAGGTCAGCTGCTGCTCGATGAAGAGCGGCGGCGGGGTCAGTTCGGTGCGGAATCCGCCCAGGACGTGGCGGGTGGCGCCGTCGCCGAGCGTCTCCAGCGTGTACAGCTGGCCCTGGAGGTACTCCTCGACGACCAGGGGCACGCCGGGCCGCCGCACCTGTATCTCCTTGCACTGCTGCAGCAGGTCCTCGGGGCCGTGCACCATGACCACGTCCTCGCTGGCCACGCCCTCGCGCGGCTTGAGTACGCAGGGGTAGGCGATCTCGGCGGCGTCGGGCAGTTCCCCGGGGGCGATCTCCACGGACCACACGGAGTCGGTGCCGGAGGCGTTGAGGTGACGGCGCATCTGCGCCTTGTCCTTGACGCGCAGGGCGGTCTGCCAGTTCTTGCCCGGCAGGCCGAAGTATTCGGCGGCCAGGGCGGCTTGCACCTGGAGGTGGTCGCTGTTGGAGAACACCGCGTCGGGCGCGTGGTGGGTCGCTATCCGGGTGATGACCGCGCGGAAGTCGCGTACGTCACACTCCAGGACTTCTACGTCCGGGCTGTAGCGCTCGCGGTGGGCTTCGGGCTGGTCGGTCAGCACGGTGACGTCGAGACCGAGCCTGGCGGCGGCGGGGAGGAAACCGTCGGTGACCGAGTCGGTGAGAGGGAGGGCGAGCAGGTACAACCGCATGAGCGGTGACCCCTTCCGAGTCGTGGAGCGGCGAGCGGCTGTGGTCACGGATGGACGGATCGTCCGGTTGCCGGGCAGCAACCGGCTGCCGCAGTTTAGGTTAGGCAACCCTTACTTATCAACCCGCCCTTCGGTCGGCCGACTTGAGCGGATTGATCAAGGACGCCCACAGAAGATAAGGTAAGGCTTACCTTGATTCAAGTTCCGATCTCTGACGCACCCCCGCACGCCCGTGAAGGAACGCCGATGACGACCTCCCTGGACACCCTGGACACCCTGGACACCCCGGCCGCCCCCGCCGCCCCACGGGCAGGCGGCGTACTCGCCTCCGGCTATCGGCGACTCGCCGCGGTGTGCGAGGCGTTGGACGTACAGGTCGCGGGATCCGGGGACACGGCGGCGGGAACGTGGGTGACCGGCGCGGAGCTGGCAGAGCGACCGGAGGCCCTCGAGGCCTTCATCGCCGCCGAGTCCACGCGCATCCGGGAGCGGCACGGGCTCGCCCCGCGCCCGGACGTCGCCGCCTCCCGCGCGCTGCACGGCTACCTCTGGTCCGTCAGCCTTCTGATGAGCGGTTCCTGGCACCTGGATCGGCGCGTGCCCCGCATCCGCCCGGCCGAGATCCGGCTGAACCTCACCACGGGCGTCCACGAGGTGACGCCGGGCTCCGGATTCGCCTGCCTGCCGGACGATCCCGCGGTCGGCGCCCCGCCGGCCGGCGCCGCCCTGCCGCACGTACGGGCGTACGGCGTGCGCGTGGTCGGTCATGAGGAGGCCCTGCGCGCGGAGTTGCGGGCCGCGATCACCGACCACGTGCGTCCGCTGCTGGCCGCGATCGGCCCGTACACCCGGCGCGGCCCGCGCGCCTTGTGGGGCATGGCGGGCGACGACCTGGTCTCGGGCATCTGGTACCTCGGACGGGTCCTCGGCCAGGAGGAACGGGCCGTGAGCGCCGCGACCCGGTTGCTCCCCACGGCGATCGCGCCGTTCCCCGCTGGCGCGGACTTCCGCAGGCTGGCGGGCCGCGAGGGGCGGCAGTACCCGACCCGCACCCGGAGCGGCTGCTGCCTGTACTACGCACTCGACGCAGCCCGCCCGTGCGGCACTTGCCCGCGCACGAGCGACGCGGAGCGGGTCCGGCGGCTGGAGGAGCAGGCCTGAGCGCGCACCGTACGGTGCGAACGACCGCGGGCCGGTACCGGGATCTCCCGGTACCGGCCCGCGGTCGTTCGGTTGCCGTCGGCGGTGCTCGACCGCGACGGACCCCAGGTCACTTGGCCGGGTCGACCTTGAAGATCTTGGCCATGTCGTCCAGGACCAGGTCGGCGCCCTGGAGCGAGACCGAGGTCATCCACGTGGCGTCGTCCACCTCGTGGACGTTGCCCTTCTGGACGGCGTTCAGGCGCTGCCACAGCGGGTTCTCCATGAACTTCTTCTTGCGGTCCGCGCCGCCCGAGAAGGCCGTCAGGAAGATGTGGTCGGCGTCGACCTGCTGAATCTGCTCTTCGCTGATCTCGATGTTGAACTTCACGGTGTCCCGCTGGTTCTCCGGCCGCAGCAGACCCATGTCCGTCAGGATGATGCCGGAGAAGCTCTTCGGCAGGTAGATGCGGGTCGGTCCGTCCACGAAGCGGGTGACCGAGACGGTCGGCTTGCCGCCCTCGCCGCTGCCGCCGCCCTGGGCGTTGATGGCGTCACCGATCTTCTTGGCGCGGGTCTCGTACGCCGTGAGCTTGGCCTTGGCCTTCTCCTCCTGGCCGAGTGCCGTACCGAGGAAGGTGATGTTCTCCTTCCAGATCGGACCCGTCGTCTTGACGAAGACGGTCGGGGCGATCTGGCTCAACCGGTCGTACAGGTCCGCGTGGCGGACGGTCGCCGAGACGATGAGGTCCGGCTTGAGGGCCGCGATCGCCTCGAGGTTGGGGTTGTCGAGCGGACCGACGTCCTTGGTGTTCTTGACGGCGTCGCCGAGGTAGGCCGGGAAGCCCTTCTGGTCACGGTACGCGCCGACGCCGCCGACCAGCGGGGCGTCCAGCGCGACGACGGCTTCGACCAGGCTGTTGTCCAGCGCCACGACGCGCTTGGGCTTGGTCTTGACCTCGGTGGTGCCCTTGTCGTGGGTGATGGTGCGCGGGAAGCCGGCATCGGCCGCGGCGGGCTTGTCCGAAGCCCCGGAGGCCTTGTCATCTCCACTTCCGCCACCGCAGGCGGCCAGCGAGAAGGCCAGGGCTGCCGTCAGGACGGCAGCGGCGATCCGGCCGGGCCGGCGACGCTGAGTGAAGGTGTTCATCGGGTCTCTCCCATGAGCTGACGGTGCGGACGAGCGGCTGGTGACAGGTTGTGAAAAACCGTTGGCCAGCGACTTAGGCAAGGCTTACCTGTGTGAAGCGCTGTGAGAATAGCGGCTGTTCAGGCTTGAATCCACCCCGGGTCGTATTCGACCGAGCGGACCACACCGTGCGTTAAGGTGTGCCTTACCTTGTGAGGCGTGACCCTGAAGCCCGCCGTCGCCGGGGCGGCCGACACAGCCCGCCCCGCGCCGCCACCACGCCCCGCCCTGCGCCGAACCTCCACCCGTGCTGCACTGACGGTGACACTCCTCGCCGCCGTCTTCGCGGCCGTCTGTGCCTCACTCGCCATCGGTACCAAGGCCGTTCCGCTCTCCGACGTACTGACCGCGATAGCCGGCGGTACCGACGGCGATGCCGTGGTCATCCGCGAACTGCGCATGCCCCGCACACTCCTTGGACTGGTCGTCGGCCTGTCGCTCGGCGCGGCCGGAGCCGTGGCCCAGGACATCACGCGCAACCCGCTCGGCGACCCGGGCCTGATCGGCATCAGTGCGGGCGGCTCGTTCGCCGTTGCCGCCGCCATCGGCGCACTCGGGCTGACGAGCCCTTACCAGTACATCTGGTTCGCCTTCCTGGGCGCAGCGCTCGCCGGACTGCTCGCGTACGCCGTCGGCGGGACCGGGTACGGCGGCGCCACTCCGGCCAAGCTGGCGCTCGCCGGTGCCGCCGTCACCGTGCTGCTCGACGCGGGGACCAACACCCTCGTCCTGCTCGACGTCCGCACGCTCGACCAGTACAGGTTCTGGGCGGTGGGCTCCCTCGCCGGGCGCGATTCCGGACTCGCCCTGAATCTCCTGCCGTTCGCCGCCGCAGGGCTCGTGCTGGCGATCGGGCTCAGCGGCAGGCTCAACGCCCTCGCGCTCGGGGACGACCTCGCCAGCAGCCTGGGCACCAAGGTCCGCACGACACGTGCGCTGGGCGCCGTGGCCGTCATCCTGCTCGCGGGCACCGCCGTCGCGGCGGCCGGCCCGGTCACCTTCATCGGCCTCGTCGTGCCGCACATCGTACGGGCCTTCACCGGGCCCGACGCCCGCTGGCTGGTGCCCTGTTCGGCGCTGGGCGGCGCCTCCCTCATGCTGACCGCGGACGTCGTCGGGCGGATGGTCGCCCGCCCCGGTGAACTCGAGGCCGGAGTCGTCACCGCCCTGCTCGGCGCTCCCTTCCTCGCCCTCCTCGTCAAGCGGGGCAAGCTGAAGGAGCACACCCGATGAGCCTGACCAGCCTGCTCCGGTGGGAGGCCGGCCCGATCGGCGTGTCGGTGCGCCCACGGGTCGCCGTCGCTGTCCTCGCGCTCGTCGTCACCGGTTTCGCCGGGCTCATCGCGTCCGTGTCCCTCGGCACGTACGCCATCCCCGTCGGCGACGTGCTCGGCGCGGTCCTCGGCTTCGGCGACGGCGCCGCCGACCTGATCGTCCATGAACTCCGGCTTCCGCGCGCGCTCACCGCGCTCCTGGTCGGCGCCGCCTTCGGCCTGGCCGGAGCCGTCTACCAGGCCGTCACCCGCAACTCCCTGGCCAGCCCCGACCTCATCGGCATCGCGGCCGGCTCCGGCGCCGGCGCGGTCGCCGCGATCCTGATCGGCGGCGTCACCTCCGCGGGGGCCGGCACCTTCGGGGCCGTGCCCTTCGGCGCCCTCGCGGGTGCGCTGCTCACCTCCGCCGCGATCTACCTGCTTGCCTACCGCGACGGCACCATCACCGGCTACCGCTTCGTGCTCGTCGGGCTCGCCGCGAACGGCGCCCTCATCGCCCTGACCCGCTGGCTGCTCGCCCGCGCCGACATCGACCAGGCCTCCCGCGCCATGGTCTGGCTCACCGGCAGCCT
This genomic interval carries:
- a CDS encoding acetyl-CoA carboxylase biotin carboxylase subunit family protein, with product MRLYLLALPLTDSVTDGFLPAAARLGLDVTVLTDQPEAHRERYSPDVEVLECDVRDFRAVITRIATHHAPDAVFSNSDHLQVQAALAAEYFGLPGKNWQTALRVKDKAQMRRHLNASGTDSVWSVEIAPGELPDAAEIAYPCVLKPREGVASEDVVMVHGPEDLLQQCKEIQVRRPGVPLVVEEYLQGQLYTLETLGDGATRHVLGGFRTELTPPPLFIEQQLTFVPAHPEPVVAQILAQLDALGIGFGICHTEFVVHDGRAHIIEVNYRAIGDQCDLLLADLLGIPLFELVLQTHLGEPLPADLGARRDGAARISWPTADRAGTLTAAPGTTDLDVDGVRLTYRPMRAVGEHRDLHHTHRDYLGAVRAVGTGQDDVNRVHADFLATQRWEITP
- a CDS encoding iron-sulfur protein; the protein is MTTSLDTLDTLDTPAAPAAPRAGGVLASGYRRLAAVCEALDVQVAGSGDTAAGTWVTGAELAERPEALEAFIAAESTRIRERHGLAPRPDVAASRALHGYLWSVSLLMSGSWHLDRRVPRIRPAEIRLNLTTGVHEVTPGSGFACLPDDPAVGAPPAGAALPHVRAYGVRVVGHEEALRAELRAAITDHVRPLLAAIGPYTRRGPRALWGMAGDDLVSGIWYLGRVLGQEERAVSAATRLLPTAIAPFPAGADFRRLAGREGRQYPTRTRSGCCLYYALDAARPCGTCPRTSDAERVRRLEEQA
- a CDS encoding ABC transporter substrate-binding protein — protein: MNTFTQRRRPGRIAAAVLTAALAFSLAACGGGSGDDKASGASDKPAAADAGFPRTITHDKGTTEVKTKPKRVVALDNSLVEAVVALDAPLVGGVGAYRDQKGFPAYLGDAVKNTKDVGPLDNPNLEAIAALKPDLIVSATVRHADLYDRLSQIAPTVFVKTTGPIWKENITFLGTALGQEEKAKAKLTAYETRAKKIGDAINAQGGGSGEGGKPTVSVTRFVDGPTRIYLPKSFSGIILTDMGLLRPENQRDTVKFNIEISEEQIQQVDADHIFLTAFSGGADRKKKFMENPLWQRLNAVQKGNVHEVDDATWMTSVSLQGADLVLDDMAKIFKVDPAK
- a CDS encoding iron ABC transporter permease, which encodes MTLKPAVAGAADTARPAPPPRPALRRTSTRAALTVTLLAAVFAAVCASLAIGTKAVPLSDVLTAIAGGTDGDAVVIRELRMPRTLLGLVVGLSLGAAGAVAQDITRNPLGDPGLIGISAGGSFAVAAAIGALGLTSPYQYIWFAFLGAALAGLLAYAVGGTGYGGATPAKLALAGAAVTVLLDAGTNTLVLLDVRTLDQYRFWAVGSLAGRDSGLALNLLPFAAAGLVLAIGLSGRLNALALGDDLASSLGTKVRTTRALGAVAVILLAGTAVAAAGPVTFIGLVVPHIVRAFTGPDARWLVPCSALGGASLMLTADVVGRMVARPGELEAGVVTALLGAPFLALLVKRGKLKEHTR
- a CDS encoding iron chelate uptake ABC transporter family permease subunit, with product MSLTSLLRWEAGPIGVSVRPRVAVAVLALVVTGFAGLIASVSLGTYAIPVGDVLGAVLGFGDGAADLIVHELRLPRALTALLVGAAFGLAGAVYQAVTRNSLASPDLIGIAAGSGAGAVAAILIGGVTSAGAGTFGAVPFGALAGALLTSAAIYLLAYRDGTITGYRFVLVGLAANGALIALTRWLLARADIDQASRAMVWLTGSLNGRGYEHVQWSGIALAVLMPLTLALARPYQLLQYDDDTARSLGIPLKHSRIALLVLATCLTALATSAAGPIAFIALGAPQIARRLAGTAGIPLMISALTGAVLLVLADLAARLVLAPTELPVGVLTGAVGAPYLLLLLARANRAGKGG